In Spirosoma aureum, a single genomic region encodes these proteins:
- a CDS encoding galactitol-1-phosphate 5-dehydrogenase, whose product MKALVLTEYNQFDLQDVPKPTVRPNEVLVRVQAVGICGSDVHGMDGSSGRRIPPIVMGHEASGIIAEVGADVHNWATGDRVTFDSTVYALDDWYSRRGMYNLSDGREVVGVSTPDFKRQGAFAEYVAVPQHILYAIPDNVSFTQAALVEPVAVALHAVGLTPIQVNDSAVVVGAGMIGLFVIQVLKLAGCGSIIAIDLDDDRLALAKTLGATHTLNARSGDMAKQVQAITNGRGADVSFEVVGAGPTVKTAIDCVRKGATVTLVGNLAPTVEMPLQAVVTRQLRLQGSCAINGEYEAALALISSGRMNVEAILSAEVPLEEGADWFRRLYEKEKGLIKVVLKP is encoded by the coding sequence ATGAAAGCACTTGTTTTAACCGAATACAATCAGTTCGATCTACAGGACGTGCCAAAGCCGACGGTTCGGCCCAATGAAGTATTGGTACGGGTTCAGGCGGTGGGCATCTGTGGTTCCGATGTTCATGGCATGGACGGTAGCAGTGGCCGACGCATTCCACCCATCGTTATGGGCCACGAAGCGTCGGGTATTATTGCCGAAGTAGGTGCCGATGTTCACAATTGGGCGACTGGCGACCGCGTTACATTTGATTCAACAGTATATGCTCTCGATGACTGGTATAGCCGTCGGGGTATGTATAATCTTAGTGATGGCCGTGAAGTCGTAGGGGTATCTACGCCGGATTTTAAACGACAGGGCGCTTTTGCCGAATACGTGGCTGTTCCACAGCATATTCTGTATGCCATTCCCGATAATGTATCCTTCACACAGGCTGCACTGGTAGAACCCGTTGCGGTTGCGCTGCATGCGGTTGGCCTGACACCCATTCAGGTTAATGATTCGGCCGTTGTTGTTGGAGCGGGCATGATCGGGCTGTTCGTTATTCAGGTGCTTAAACTGGCCGGTTGCGGCTCCATCATCGCTATTGACCTCGACGACGACCGATTGGCGCTGGCTAAAACTCTGGGTGCCACACATACGCTCAATGCCCGAAGTGGCGATATGGCCAAACAGGTACAGGCAATCACCAACGGGCGTGGCGCTGATGTGTCTTTTGAGGTAGTTGGCGCTGGCCCAACTGTCAAAACCGCCATCGACTGTGTGCGGAAGGGAGCGACCGTAACGCTGGTCGGAAATCTGGCGCCCACCGTCGAAATGCCATTGCAGGCTGTGGTAACCCGGCAATTGAGGTTGCAGGGTTCCTGTGCCATAAATGGGGAATATGAAGCCGCACTGGCGCTGATTTCGTCGGGACGCATGAACGTCGAAGCCATTCTTAGCGCGGAAGTACCTCTCGAAGAAGGGGCCGACTGGTTTCGGCGGCTCTATGAAAAAGAAAAGGGATTAATTAAAGTGGTTCTGAAGCCGTAA
- a CDS encoding Gfo/Idh/MocA family protein: protein MNIAIIGPGKVAHLHAKAVLQTPDTQLVAVYGRTYQKAEDFANQYGIRAYSDIYDMVDRENVDLCLVCTTHPAHREPTVAALNAGSHVLVEKPLASSLEDCDAMIEAANRNNRYLGVISQRRFYEPSQRIRRAINEGKIGTPVLGTVQMLGWRSEAYYQSDAWRGTWADEGGGVLVNQSPHQLDLLLWYMGEIDEVYGVWRNLNHPYIEVDDTALAIIKFKNGGLGNIIVSNSQKPGIFGKVHVHGENGASVGVQTDGGALFIAGMSSITDPPVNDLWTVPGEENLLAQFVEEDTAFFNTIDATVYYFGLQIAEFRDAIRENRPPSVTGDDGRKVVALFQAIYESTRTGLPVKL from the coding sequence ATGAATATCGCCATTATCGGCCCTGGCAAAGTGGCTCACCTTCATGCCAAAGCCGTTTTGCAAACGCCCGACACCCAATTGGTTGCTGTCTATGGGCGGACCTATCAAAAAGCAGAAGATTTTGCCAACCAATACGGTATCCGGGCTTACAGCGACATATACGACATGGTCGATCGTGAGAATGTCGATCTGTGCCTGGTTTGTACGACACATCCCGCCCATCGCGAACCTACGGTAGCGGCTCTCAATGCGGGGTCACACGTATTGGTCGAAAAGCCGCTTGCGTCGTCGCTCGAAGATTGTGACGCAATGATCGAAGCCGCTAACCGCAACAACCGTTATCTGGGTGTTATCAGCCAGCGACGTTTCTACGAACCCAGCCAGCGAATTCGCCGGGCTATTAACGAGGGAAAAATAGGAACGCCTGTACTCGGAACGGTTCAGATGCTCGGTTGGCGCAGTGAAGCCTATTATCAAAGTGATGCCTGGCGAGGAACCTGGGCTGACGAAGGCGGAGGTGTTCTGGTCAATCAGTCGCCACACCAGTTGGATCTGCTTCTATGGTACATGGGCGAGATTGACGAAGTGTATGGTGTGTGGCGCAACCTGAACCACCCCTATATTGAAGTAGATGATACGGCCCTGGCTATCATCAAGTTTAAGAACGGCGGGCTGGGAAATATCATCGTGAGTAATTCGCAGAAGCCGGGCATTTTCGGTAAGGTTCATGTTCACGGTGAAAACGGCGCATCGGTAGGTGTTCAGACCGACGGTGGCGCTTTGTTCATTGCCGGGATGTCGAGTATTACCGATCCACCCGTCAATGATCTCTGGACAGTGCCCGGCGAAGAGAATCTATTGGCTCAGTTCGTTGAAGAAGACACCGCTTTCTTTAACACAATCGACGCAACAGTTTATTACTTCGGACTCCAGATTGCCGAATTCCGGGATGCCATTCGCGAGAACCGCCCGCCATCGGTAACGGGAGACGATGGCCGAAAGGTAGTTGCCCTGTTTCAGGCTATTTATGAATCGACTCGCACGGGTTTACCGGTGAAGCTGTGA
- a CDS encoding RagB/SusD family nutrient uptake outer membrane protein produces the protein MKKLHIPILVVSLLLTQAACNQQYLNPSTISQSQAVSSPDGLMTLCNGLQYRYTTGGALSVLYASTAGGGLTTREDFVLNVGNADEANLALGASNVNNINSVVRNLWTQSHLVRSNAELILANIGVVNDAGTKSGIVAYASIFRALSLGTLGLFFEQSPITTGNNAPFVPRAQVFKEAITTLEAAATQVASAPVSADFTSKVVTGIDLANTIQALIARYALFSGDYDKALAAAAKVDLTKKSIYNFDDNTRNPLFEYTFGNLNVFQPTNASLGLTGALAPDAIDKRIAFLTKVSSNPAVAPVIATAFYTANNAAVPVYLPGEMLLIQAEAYARKGDLTNAVAQLNRVLTKTAATDAFGLGAALPAYTGAQTADAILTEIYRNRQIELAFQGFRLEDSRRFSRPGPGTAGAERNRNFFPYPLTERNNNTATPADPAI, from the coding sequence ATGAAAAAACTTCACATACCCATTCTTGTGGTCAGTCTGCTTCTAACACAGGCTGCCTGCAATCAGCAATATTTGAACCCAAGCACCATCAGTCAGTCGCAGGCAGTCAGTTCGCCCGATGGGCTGATGACACTTTGCAACGGGCTACAATACCGCTACACAACCGGTGGCGCGTTGAGCGTACTTTATGCCAGCACCGCCGGTGGTGGCCTGACTACCCGCGAAGATTTCGTATTGAACGTTGGCAATGCCGACGAAGCGAATCTTGCGCTGGGTGCCAGTAACGTTAACAACATTAATAGCGTTGTGCGTAACCTATGGACACAGAGCCACTTAGTGCGGTCGAACGCAGAATTGATCCTGGCGAATATCGGTGTAGTTAATGACGCTGGTACGAAAAGTGGAATTGTTGCCTATGCATCGATCTTCCGGGCCTTATCGCTTGGCACACTGGGGTTGTTTTTTGAACAGTCACCGATTACAACAGGCAATAATGCGCCCTTCGTTCCCAGAGCACAGGTGTTTAAAGAAGCCATTACTACACTTGAAGCAGCCGCAACACAGGTAGCCTCAGCGCCCGTTTCGGCCGACTTTACGAGTAAAGTTGTCACGGGAATTGACCTGGCTAACACCATTCAGGCCCTGATTGCCCGCTATGCGCTATTTTCAGGCGATTATGACAAAGCACTGGCTGCTGCGGCCAAAGTTGACTTAACAAAAAAGTCAATCTATAACTTTGACGATAATACCCGTAATCCGCTGTTTGAATACACCTTTGGTAATCTGAACGTGTTTCAGCCTACCAATGCCAGCCTCGGTCTGACTGGTGCATTGGCTCCTGATGCCATTGATAAACGAATTGCTTTTTTAACCAAAGTCAGTTCTAATCCGGCGGTAGCCCCTGTCATTGCCACAGCTTTCTATACGGCAAACAATGCGGCTGTGCCGGTCTATTTACCCGGTGAGATGCTGCTGATTCAGGCGGAAGCGTATGCCCGGAAAGGCGATTTGACGAATGCAGTGGCTCAACTGAACAGAGTCCTTACCAAAACAGCTGCGACAGATGCATTCGGGCTTGGTGCCGCATTACCTGCCTATACGGGTGCACAAACCGCCGACGCTATTCTGACCGAGATTTATCGGAATCGTCAAATTGAGCTGGCTTTTCAGGGTTTCAGACTCGAAGATAGTCGCCGGTTTAGTCGACCAGGGCCAGGCACTGCCGGAGCCGAGCGAAATCGAAACTTCTTCCCGTATCCCCTGACCGAACGCAACAATAATACAGCGACTCCAGCCGATCCGGCGATTTAA
- a CDS encoding SusC/RagA family TonB-linked outer membrane protein yields the protein MLWLTLLLCANAFAQNTRYTIKGHVTDPEKQPLPGTTVAIVGTTLGTTTDADGDFTLTVTLKPGPVTIAFSAIGYETLRKPITLGNAEQVTADAELAAATTNLDEVVVTGSTLSAPKRELGNAISTIKGADLQQSGSANLINSLQGKVPGAQITQNSGDPAGGISIRLRGIKSLVGSSDPLYVVDGVIVSNASTNVSQIALSNDVGNANVGQNRLSDINPDDIATLNVINGAAAAAQYGSRAANGVVIITTKRGQSGKAQVTFSTSFTINELRKGVPVNTYGKQFGFAALRLYPIGGITAAQVASNPGTTITDIYRDGAYTSLATNLVDVQRYNYFDQIFRTGYGTDNNLSVSGGRDNTQFYVSLGYLKNEGIIKGTDFTRYNLRARVDQRLTNWAKLSVGLSYANSLSNEKANGNVFYSPINSVNITNNIYDITKRDAAGNLQAVEPTRVNPLSTIDDMKFSQSVSRTINSLQLNLTPLKGLTIDYIAGVDAYSQFGKNYIRPYPYQAIAGLPAARYPLGFAATATNQVLQFNNDLNAQYERQFSDKFKLNAAIGYSYQYFQSDYSINSGQNLTPFIETVSGASNTTYQVRYDLDRYSLSGLFAQATLGFRNLAFITGAVRRDQSSKFSPSQTNQYYPKVSGSFIVSDLDFWKNLSFSNTFNSLKLRASYGEAGNLSGIGSYARFYQFSPVGFLGKNTITPGTQLANPDVQPERMAELEGGIDLAFLSGRIGLGITAYNQKISSLVVNRTVAPTTGGTSIVNNVGSMENKGFEIVLDVNPVKTKDLNWDFTVIYNHNRNKVLDLGGQPIINPDASSASGTPVNLIVGQPVGVFYGSAYARNTDGSFILSPSGFPQSERATGQANGAIAYVPARNSDGSVDVSKPTANVIIGNPNPKWTGSFSTNLSYKKLNLHILLDAVQGVDVFNADKRTRQGVGLGDYAEQELRGTLKRGYIFGIYNTQEFRVDPGSYTKLREVSISYTLPPLVKGISRLNVAVVGRNLYSWDKYTGFDPETNAGGNNDLLRGIDFGNVPIPRTYQLKLSATF from the coding sequence ATGCTATGGCTTACCCTGTTACTATGCGCGAATGCATTCGCGCAGAACACACGTTACACGATTAAAGGCCATGTCACGGATCCAGAGAAACAGCCACTTCCTGGAACAACAGTCGCTATTGTTGGTACAACGCTCGGTACAACGACCGATGCCGACGGCGATTTCACACTTACTGTAACACTCAAACCGGGTCCGGTAACAATTGCCTTCTCGGCCATCGGCTACGAAACGCTACGAAAACCAATCACACTCGGTAATGCTGAACAAGTTACGGCCGATGCAGAGTTAGCTGCCGCCACGACCAACCTGGACGAGGTTGTGGTGACTGGCTCAACCTTATCGGCCCCCAAACGAGAACTGGGGAATGCGATTAGCACAATTAAAGGAGCAGACCTGCAACAGAGTGGTTCTGCTAATCTGATCAACTCATTACAGGGGAAAGTGCCGGGCGCACAGATTACGCAGAACTCCGGCGACCCGGCCGGCGGTATCAGCATCCGGCTTCGCGGGATTAAGTCGCTGGTTGGCTCGTCTGACCCGCTCTACGTTGTCGATGGTGTTATTGTGAGTAATGCCAGTACCAATGTGTCGCAGATTGCGCTGTCGAACGATGTAGGAAATGCAAACGTTGGGCAGAATCGCCTGTCGGATATCAACCCCGACGATATTGCTACCCTGAACGTAATCAATGGTGCAGCTGCGGCTGCTCAGTATGGTTCACGGGCTGCCAATGGTGTCGTAATTATTACAACGAAACGCGGGCAGAGCGGTAAAGCACAGGTAACGTTCTCGACATCGTTTACCATTAACGAACTTCGAAAAGGTGTACCTGTAAATACCTACGGGAAGCAGTTTGGTTTTGCTGCACTCCGGCTCTATCCCATCGGTGGAATTACAGCGGCTCAGGTTGCATCCAACCCCGGTACAACCATAACGGATATTTACCGCGATGGTGCTTACACCTCCCTAGCCACCAATCTGGTCGATGTACAACGTTACAATTATTTCGATCAGATTTTCCGGACAGGTTACGGCACGGATAATAATCTATCGGTTTCGGGTGGTCGCGACAACACGCAATTTTACGTTTCGCTGGGTTATCTGAAAAACGAGGGAATCATTAAAGGCACCGATTTCACCCGCTATAATCTCCGCGCCCGTGTTGATCAGCGGTTAACGAACTGGGCTAAACTGTCGGTAGGATTAAGTTATGCCAATAGCCTTTCTAATGAGAAAGCGAATGGTAACGTGTTCTATAGTCCTATTAACTCGGTCAACATCACCAATAACATCTACGACATCACCAAGCGTGATGCAGCCGGAAATTTGCAGGCCGTTGAACCAACCCGTGTGAACCCACTGTCGACTATCGACGATATGAAGTTTTCGCAATCAGTGAGCCGCACGATCAATAGCCTTCAGTTGAATCTGACACCGCTCAAAGGCCTTACTATCGATTATATCGCGGGTGTAGATGCCTATTCGCAGTTCGGTAAAAACTATATTCGTCCGTATCCGTATCAGGCCATTGCCGGTCTTCCGGCCGCTCGTTACCCGCTTGGTTTTGCGGCCACTGCTACCAATCAGGTACTGCAATTCAACAATGATCTGAACGCACAGTATGAACGGCAATTCAGTGATAAATTCAAACTGAATGCGGCTATTGGGTATAGCTACCAGTATTTTCAATCCGACTACTCGATCAATAGCGGACAAAACCTGACTCCCTTCATCGAAACAGTGAGTGGTGCCAGCAACACAACCTATCAGGTGCGTTATGACCTGGATCGGTACAGTTTGAGCGGATTATTTGCTCAGGCCACTTTAGGTTTCCGGAATCTGGCATTCATTACCGGGGCCGTCCGTCGCGATCAGTCGTCGAAATTCTCGCCAAGCCAGACAAATCAGTATTATCCAAAAGTGAGTGGTTCATTCATCGTATCGGATCTTGATTTCTGGAAGAATCTTTCGTTCAGCAATACATTCAATAGCCTGAAACTGCGGGCTAGTTATGGCGAAGCCGGTAACCTGTCAGGCATTGGTTCTTACGCTCGTTTCTATCAGTTTAGCCCGGTTGGTTTCCTTGGCAAAAATACCATTACGCCCGGCACTCAATTAGCGAACCCAGATGTTCAACCCGAGCGTATGGCCGAATTGGAAGGCGGAATTGATCTCGCTTTCCTCAGTGGTCGGATTGGCTTGGGAATAACCGCCTATAATCAGAAAATCAGCAGCCTGGTTGTAAACCGGACAGTGGCACCCACTACGGGTGGTACGAGTATTGTCAATAACGTAGGGTCTATGGAAAACAAAGGGTTTGAGATCGTTCTGGATGTCAATCCCGTCAAAACGAAAGATCTGAACTGGGACTTTACCGTTATCTACAACCATAACCGAAACAAGGTGCTGGATCTGGGTGGCCAGCCGATCATTAATCCCGATGCATCATCGGCATCGGGTACACCGGTCAACCTGATTGTTGGTCAGCCGGTTGGTGTTTTCTACGGAAGTGCCTATGCGCGCAATACTGATGGCTCATTTATACTTTCACCGTCGGGCTTCCCACAGTCAGAACGAGCTACAGGACAGGCGAATGGAGCTATTGCTTACGTACCCGCCCGTAATTCTGATGGTTCGGTCGACGTAAGCAAACCAACGGCCAACGTCATTATCGGCAATCCGAATCCAAAATGGACTGGCTCATTCAGTACGAATCTATCGTACAAAAAGCTGAACCTGCATATTCTGCTGGACGCCGTTCAGGGTGTCGACGTCTTCAATGCCGATAAACGGACGCGTCAGGGGGTAGGATTGGGGGATTATGCCGAACAGGAATTGCGCGGTACACTAAAACGCGGGTACATTTTTGGCATTTACAATACGCAGGAATTTCGTGTTGATCCGGGTTCATACACCAAACTGCGTGAGGTATCGATCAGCTATACATTACCTCCGCTGGTTAAAGGTATTAGCCGCTTAAACGTGGCCGTGGTAGGCCGTAATTTGTATTCGTGGGATAAATACACCGGTTTCGATCCCGAAACGAATGCCGGGGGCAACAACGATTTGTTACGAGGCATCGACTTCGGAAACGTCCCCATTCCACGTACGTATCAACTTAAACTGTCTGCGACATTTTAA
- a CDS encoding S9 family peptidase, translating to MITRTKASWLFCIAVLLNWTVAAQTANSQTKQRYAGLQQALQATGQLTGSNGPRSVNWIEGGNKFSFIDGQSVIKTLSPKDQKEEVVFDGSQLKFPETDKPFTYGSFQWSKDSKNILFQTNFRPVYRRSGVSDYYVYAVADKSLKLVAKDAQTAELAPDGQKVGYERGGNLFVFDFATQKETQLTDDAKPAFYNGRFGWAYEEEFGLAQAWEWSPDSKFMAFWQSDERQVPIYKLTDYKGFDEKFDSLPYPRVGDKNPTVRIGVIEIANKTKQWMKVDLGDGYIPRIYWTNLEGQLAVLHLNRKQNHMQLFMTNARTGEAKPILEEKSTTWIDVFDFFAGINHLLYFPAGVQEFYWVSDRDGFAHLYRYDYMGKLLNAVTSGKWGVTYLHHIDPKAKKVYFTSTEVSPLERHLFVADLDGKNKRRLTTVAGRHTVNFSPNGQYFIDRYSNVQTPTQVELRDTKGQLIKALESNKKVADYVASHAYAPKELTTFTTSDGQAIDISIIKPLDFDATKKYPVVMDIYGGPGAQSVYNDFATTGWHQWLAQTGYIVVSVNNRGSGGYGRDFQKVVYEKLGKYESQDFAETAAWLAKQSWVDGGRLAIRGHSYGGYTSSYTMLTHPGVFKVALVGAPVTDWRLYDSIYTERYMGVLPENDDKYKVSAVSTYAKNLAGKMFIAHSTMDENVHVRNTFQLMNALEDAGKDADLRIYPPGAHGVAYSSGTQLLLYQQYTTYLETNLKGAGIN from the coding sequence ATGATCACTCGTACCAAAGCCAGCTGGCTCTTCTGCATAGCTGTCTTACTGAATTGGACCGTAGCAGCTCAAACGGCTAATTCACAAACCAAACAGCGGTATGCTGGCCTTCAGCAAGCACTCCAGGCAACCGGGCAGCTTACTGGATCGAATGGCCCGCGCAGTGTGAACTGGATCGAAGGGGGCAATAAGTTCTCGTTCATCGACGGGCAAAGTGTTATCAAAACCCTGTCGCCAAAAGATCAGAAGGAAGAGGTCGTTTTCGATGGTAGCCAGCTTAAATTCCCTGAAACCGACAAGCCTTTTACCTACGGCTCATTCCAATGGTCGAAGGACTCGAAAAATATCCTGTTTCAGACCAATTTCCGACCCGTGTACCGGCGGTCGGGCGTGTCGGATTATTACGTATATGCGGTGGCCGACAAGAGCCTGAAACTTGTCGCGAAAGATGCACAAACGGCCGAGCTGGCACCGGATGGTCAGAAAGTAGGCTATGAGCGGGGTGGTAATCTGTTTGTATTTGACTTTGCTACCCAGAAAGAAACGCAGCTGACGGATGATGCTAAGCCAGCATTCTATAACGGTCGTTTTGGGTGGGCCTACGAAGAAGAATTTGGCCTGGCGCAGGCCTGGGAATGGTCTCCCGATAGCAAGTTTATGGCTTTCTGGCAATCGGATGAACGACAAGTGCCAATCTATAAACTGACTGATTATAAAGGATTTGACGAGAAATTCGATTCGTTGCCTTACCCGCGCGTGGGCGATAAAAATCCGACGGTTCGCATCGGCGTCATTGAGATTGCCAATAAAACAAAGCAATGGATGAAGGTCGATTTGGGCGACGGCTATATTCCACGTATTTATTGGACAAACCTGGAAGGTCAGCTCGCCGTTCTGCATCTGAACCGTAAGCAAAACCACATGCAGCTGTTCATGACAAACGCTCGTACTGGCGAGGCTAAACCGATTCTTGAAGAAAAATCAACGACCTGGATCGATGTTTTTGACTTCTTTGCGGGCATCAACCACTTACTGTATTTCCCGGCGGGTGTTCAGGAGTTTTATTGGGTATCGGACCGCGATGGATTTGCTCATCTCTACCGCTATGATTATATGGGTAAACTACTCAATGCTGTTACCAGTGGGAAATGGGGGGTAACTTACCTTCATCATATTGACCCGAAAGCGAAAAAGGTCTATTTCACGTCAACAGAAGTGTCGCCACTGGAACGGCACCTTTTTGTTGCCGATCTGGACGGTAAAAATAAACGCCGGTTAACAACAGTGGCGGGGCGTCATACCGTCAATTTCTCGCCCAACGGTCAGTATTTTATCGATCGATATTCGAATGTACAGACACCAACGCAGGTTGAACTACGTGACACCAAAGGCCAGCTTATCAAAGCGCTGGAGTCGAACAAAAAAGTAGCTGATTACGTGGCCAGTCATGCCTATGCGCCAAAAGAGCTGACTACATTTACCACTTCTGATGGTCAGGCAATCGATATTTCGATCATCAAACCGCTTGATTTTGATGCGACTAAAAAATATCCGGTCGTTATGGACATTTACGGCGGACCGGGTGCCCAGTCGGTTTATAATGATTTTGCCACGACGGGCTGGCATCAATGGCTGGCTCAGACAGGTTATATCGTAGTAAGCGTCAATAATCGGGGGAGTGGAGGTTATGGTCGCGATTTCCAGAAGGTTGTCTACGAGAAATTAGGTAAATATGAAAGTCAGGATTTCGCCGAAACCGCAGCCTGGCTCGCCAAGCAATCGTGGGTTGACGGTGGCCGACTGGCCATTCGTGGGCATAGCTATGGTGGCTATACCAGCAGCTACACCATGCTTACCCACCCCGGCGTATTCAAGGTTGCGCTCGTAGGGGCTCCAGTTACCGACTGGCGGCTTTATGACTCCATTTATACGGAACGTTATATGGGTGTACTGCCGGAAAATGACGACAAGTATAAAGTTAGTGCAGTGTCTACCTACGCCAAAAACCTGGCTGGCAAGATGTTCATCGCTCACTCGACTATGGACGAGAATGTGCATGTGCGCAACACATTCCAGCTCATGAATGCACTCGAAGACGCAGGCAAGGATGCCGACCTGCGCATATACCCACCAGGTGCACACGGTGTGGCTTATAGTTCGGGTACGCAACTCTTACTTTATCAGCAATATACAACCTATCTGGAAACCAATTTGAAAGGCGCAGGGATCAATTAG
- a CDS encoding lipid A deacylase LpxR family protein, producing the protein MIKTVGGLAQSVPFTDSLSTGSYFQLAWDNDAFQLRAKNTSDRYYTNGIHLKLLSNGFQKWPTQYALLKLTAKSDRRYDYQYDFGIGQEIYTPRNLSVRDRPLYPNDRPYAGYLYLSWGLVTSDAVSGRKLTSKLIVGVIGPLSGAAEVQKGFHLAENFKEPQGWGTQMQNDPAISYYVGYEARLVPQVTPVFDLIGRVDANIGMLGNYASMGTLIRIGLFNDYFQNATGLYDPSAGRSRRRVQFYATLGTSFRAVLDNSLLQGGWFNGVHNYYALPAVELKHFLGQIDFGGVIAYKNTQLSFTQSLRTSEFKNALDHQWGRLNLLFRCGK; encoded by the coding sequence TTGATAAAAACTGTCGGTGGATTGGCTCAATCGGTGCCATTTACCGACAGTTTGTCTACTGGCAGTTACTTTCAGTTGGCCTGGGATAATGACGCATTTCAGCTCCGTGCTAAAAACACATCTGATCGGTATTACACCAACGGCATTCACTTAAAACTACTCAGCAACGGTTTTCAGAAATGGCCGACTCAGTATGCCTTACTGAAATTAACGGCCAAATCGGATCGCCGATACGACTATCAGTATGATTTCGGGATAGGTCAGGAAATTTACACGCCCCGTAATTTATCGGTTCGTGACCGACCTCTCTATCCGAATGATCGCCCATACGCGGGTTATCTGTATCTATCGTGGGGTCTGGTTACGAGTGATGCCGTAAGTGGTCGTAAGCTAACGTCAAAGCTCATCGTAGGTGTTATAGGTCCACTAAGCGGAGCCGCTGAAGTACAAAAGGGATTTCATCTGGCCGAGAATTTTAAGGAGCCGCAGGGATGGGGCACGCAGATGCAGAACGATCCGGCAATCAGCTATTACGTTGGTTACGAAGCTCGTCTTGTTCCGCAGGTTACGCCCGTGTTCGACCTTATTGGCCGGGTGGATGCGAATATTGGTATGCTTGGTAATTACGCCAGTATGGGCACCTTGATACGCATTGGACTGTTCAATGATTACTTCCAGAACGCCACCGGGTTATATGATCCTTCTGCGGGCCGTTCACGGCGACGGGTGCAGTTCTATGCAACTCTGGGAACATCGTTTCGGGCGGTACTCGATAACTCACTGCTTCAGGGAGGCTGGTTCAATGGAGTTCATAATTACTATGCACTCCCTGCCGTTGAACTGAAACATTTTCTGGGCCAGATTGACTTTGGGGGTGTTATTGCCTATAAAAATACACAGCTTTCGTTCACACAATCGCTGCGCACCAGCGAATTTAAAAATGCGTTGGATCACCAATGGGGACGGTTAAATTTGCTGTTTCGTTGTGGTAAATGA
- a CDS encoding tetratricopeptide repeat protein gives MEILVTAAIIGYIIYLRYYADLRNESEKELEVVQVGVRLYTNGQFSDALEYFTRHIKTEPKSSIAYLYLARCYRALGNVPAAVNALKTGESYDDTVAELHLEMGQILYDQRDYKTAFLEFDKAVFHSKGELAAPYQWRGLTRRQLRQSDEAANDLDRAATIRQATETTKSSASSLQRAFFDRKFLSHVVLILVNSAILLVVIKKATVVHLPYLLAAVAAATIGFLEPKKGWLLAIVQALTLWISYIFFTTIPETSGKRELELFSLYGSIGLTFIGSFIGGVLKRQLAR, from the coding sequence ATGGAAATACTCGTAACAGCTGCTATAATTGGTTATATCATTTATCTGCGCTACTACGCTGACCTTCGAAACGAATCCGAGAAAGAACTCGAAGTCGTGCAGGTTGGGGTCAGGTTGTATACGAATGGGCAGTTCAGTGATGCACTTGAGTACTTTACCCGGCATATCAAGACTGAACCTAAGTCGAGTATCGCCTATCTGTATTTAGCCCGCTGTTATCGTGCTTTAGGAAATGTGCCCGCTGCTGTAAATGCCTTAAAGACTGGCGAAAGCTACGACGACACTGTGGCTGAACTGCACCTGGAAATGGGACAGATTCTGTATGATCAGCGGGATTATAAAACGGCATTCCTGGAGTTCGACAAAGCGGTTTTTCATTCAAAGGGTGAACTGGCCGCTCCCTATCAATGGCGTGGTCTGACCCGTCGGCAACTCCGGCAAAGCGATGAAGCAGCGAATGATCTGGATCGCGCTGCCACGATCCGACAAGCCACCGAGACGACAAAATCTTCTGCCAGTTCGCTGCAAAGAGCGTTTTTTGATCGCAAATTTTTGAGCCATGTCGTGCTTATTTTAGTCAACAGTGCGATTTTATTAGTGGTGATCAAAAAAGCGACGGTTGTTCACCTGCCTTATTTGCTGGCAGCCGTAGCAGCCGCCACCATTGGCTTTCTCGAACCAAAGAAAGGGTGGTTACTGGCAATCGTACAGGCGTTGACGCTTTGGATCAGTTACATATTCTTCACTACGATTCCAGAAACAAGCGGCAAACGGGAATTGGAGTTATTTAGCCTATATGGGTCGATAGGGCTAACATTTATCGGCAGTTTTATCGGTGGAGTACTGAAACGGCAACTTGCCCGCTGA